The following are encoded together in the Bacteroidota bacterium genome:
- a CDS encoding DUF5686 family protein produces MKKINLIYSLSFIFFLVINLSIEGQTTKIRGKVSDAQTKELLPFVNIFLKGTDQRTITDYNGEFYIETRLPVDTLVVTYMGYKRQKYYVKKNQYQEINIELENDTYVLREVVIHPTENPAHRIIRNIIAHKKKNNPDKLTGYSAEVYNKMEFDVNNIDNKFKKQAVFKQFQFIFNYVDTSAETGKVFLPVFLTESLSDYYYQKNPKRTKEIIKASHISGVENASISQFTGQMYIDANIYDNYINAFDKNFISPIADFGLFVYKYYLLDSTYIDNVRCYHISFKPKRKQELTFTGDFWVADSSWAIKKINARIAEDANINFINNLTVSQDFSKLNDTTWFLVKDQEFADFSIEKKAIGLFGRKTTSFKNIKLGVPDSKRFFTNEIPEQSIVLKDATRKDTAFWNNSRHEHLTKKEEDIYAMVDSIRKVPVFNTYVDIITTFVTGYYVHGPFEFGPYFKTASYNPIEGERLRLGLRTSNDFSTRIMLSGHIAYGFKDEKLKYGIGTMYMLNKSPREVLAFNYKDDIEQLGQSINAFTEDNILASILARRPKNKLLMVREFESYYEKEWFEGLSSTLRFSNKIIFPSEIIPFENTRDSRNWSRITSSEITLTTRFAYNEKFMNGEFERTSMGSDYPILKIDFTKGLKGVLNSDYKYYKLHVDLTHSIKINPLGTFNYEIQAGKIWGNLPYPLLRLHEGNETYAFDASSFNMMNYYEFVSDRYASLFAEHHFEGLFLNHIPLMRKLKWREVVYGKTLIGSLNEETKEIMNFPSTLSGLSKPYTEGGLGIENIFKIIRIDAIWRFSYLNHPEIQRFGLRVGLQLIF; encoded by the coding sequence ATGAAAAAGATCAACTTAATATATAGCCTCAGTTTTATTTTCTTTCTTGTTATTAATTTATCAATAGAAGGACAGACAACCAAAATCAGGGGTAAAGTAAGTGATGCCCAGACCAAAGAATTACTTCCCTTTGTTAATATTTTCCTGAAGGGCACCGACCAGAGAACCATCACCGATTATAATGGTGAATTCTATATTGAAACCCGCCTTCCGGTTGATACTCTCGTTGTCACGTACATGGGATATAAACGCCAAAAATATTATGTTAAAAAGAATCAGTATCAGGAAATAAATATCGAACTTGAAAATGATACTTATGTATTAAGGGAAGTAGTTATTCATCCTACCGAAAATCCTGCCCATCGCATCATCAGGAATATTATTGCCCACAAGAAAAAAAATAATCCTGACAAACTTACCGGTTATTCTGCAGAAGTTTATAATAAAATGGAATTCGATGTTAATAACATTGATAATAAGTTTAAGAAACAAGCTGTTTTTAAGCAATTCCAATTTATTTTTAATTATGTGGATACATCGGCAGAAACCGGAAAAGTTTTCCTGCCTGTTTTCTTAACAGAAAGCTTATCAGATTATTACTATCAGAAAAATCCAAAACGTACCAAGGAAATAATAAAAGCCAGCCATATTTCGGGAGTAGAAAATGCCAGCATCTCTCAGTTCACCGGACAAATGTACATAGATGCCAATATTTATGACAACTACATCAATGCATTCGATAAAAATTTCATCAGCCCCATTGCTGATTTCGGCTTGTTTGTCTATAAATATTACCTGCTAGACAGTACTTATATCGATAACGTCAGATGTTATCATATTTCATTCAAACCCAAGAGGAAACAGGAATTAACTTTTACCGGGGATTTCTGGGTAGCCGATTCAAGCTGGGCGATAAAAAAAATAAATGCCAGAATAGCCGAAGATGCCAATATCAATTTTATCAACAATCTGACCGTAAGCCAGGACTTTTCAAAATTAAATGACACCACCTGGTTCCTGGTCAAAGACCAGGAATTTGCTGATTTTTCAATTGAGAAAAAGGCAATCGGATTGTTTGGGCGAAAAACCACCTCCTTTAAAAACATCAAGTTAGGAGTCCCAGACTCAAAACGCTTTTTCACTAATGAAATTCCCGAACAATCGATAGTACTCAAAGATGCAACCAGGAAAGATACTGCTTTCTGGAACAATTCACGGCACGAACATCTCACCAAAAAAGAAGAAGATATTTATGCTATGGTTGATTCTATCCGGAAAGTTCCCGTATTTAACACTTATGTAGACATCATCACCACTTTTGTGACCGGATATTATGTTCATGGGCCCTTCGAATTTGGGCCCTATTTTAAAACAGCCAGTTATAATCCGATAGAAGGAGAACGTCTCAGGCTGGGTCTTAGAACCAGCAATGATTTCAGCACGAGGATAATGCTTTCAGGCCATATAGCCTATGGTTTCAAAGATGAAAAACTAAAATACGGCATAGGAACAATGTACATGCTGAACAAAAGCCCAAGGGAAGTCCTCGCATTTAATTACAAAGACGATATTGAACAATTGGGGCAAAGCATCAATGCTTTCACCGAAGACAATATTCTGGCTTCCATTCTGGCAAGGAGACCAAAGAACAAGCTACTCATGGTCCGGGAATTTGAAAGCTATTACGAAAAAGAATGGTTCGAGGGTTTGTCGAGTACCCTGAGATTTTCCAACAAAATTATTTTCCCCTCTGAAATCATTCCCTTTGAAAATACCCGGGATTCACGCAACTGGAGCAGGATTACATCATCAGAAATCACCCTGACCACCCGTTTTGCCTACAACGAAAAATTCATGAACGGGGAATTTGAACGGACTAGCATGGGATCAGATTACCCGATTCTCAAAATTGATTTTACCAAAGGATTGAAAGGAGTGCTGAATTCAGACTATAAGTACTACAAGCTCCACGTCGATCTCACGCATAGCATTAAAATCAATCCCTTAGGAACATTTAACTATGAAATCCAGGCAGGTAAAATATGGGGAAACCTGCCCTATCCGCTTCTCCGCCTCCATGAAGGAAATGAAACTTATGCCTTTGATGCTTCATCTTTTAACATGATGAATTATTATGAATTCGTGAGCGACCGCTATGCTTCCCTCTTTGCAGAACATCATTTTGAAGGGTTGTTTTTAAACCATATTCCCCTGATGAGAAAGTTGAAATGGAGGGAAGTGGTTTATGGCAAAACACTGATCGGCAGTCTGAACGAAGAGACAAAGGAAATAATGAACTTCCCTTCCACCCTTTCCGGTTTATCGAAACCTTATACAGAAGGGGGATTGGGTATTGAAAATATCTTTAAAATCATC
- a CDS encoding ABC transporter ATP-binding protein — MENIIRLENVTYSYLQKHTALHDVSFAVGQGEIFSIIGSNGSGKSTLLHILCGLIFPEKGKVYYKDELVSEESLKDINFNRYFRTSVGYVFQDSDSQLFCPTVFDELIFGPLQMGMNKENAFERAETVMKMLDLEPIRERPTYMLSGGEKKKVAIGAILTMNPEVLLMDEPMSGLDPKTRSYVTELIFQLNEAGKTIILTTHQLELVDHLQSRVAVLSEDHTIEKTGTAEEILSDTDLLIKTNLIHEQLHKHGEMIHKHLPTGFPFHKH, encoded by the coding sequence ATGGAAAATATAATCAGACTGGAAAATGTCACATACAGCTATCTTCAAAAACATACTGCCTTACATGATGTCAGCTTTGCAGTAGGACAGGGAGAAATATTTTCCATTATAGGATCTAATGGCAGCGGGAAATCCACCCTTCTGCATATTCTCTGCGGACTGATTTTCCCGGAGAAAGGGAAAGTTTATTACAAAGATGAGCTTGTCAGCGAAGAATCCCTTAAAGACATTAATTTTAACCGCTATTTCAGGACAAGCGTGGGTTATGTTTTCCAGGATTCGGACAGCCAATTGTTCTGTCCAACGGTTTTCGATGAATTAATATTTGGCCCCCTCCAGATGGGCATGAACAAAGAAAATGCTTTCGAAAGGGCAGAGACAGTCATGAAGATGCTTGATCTGGAACCTATTAGGGAACGGCCAACCTACATGCTGTCAGGGGGTGAAAAAAAGAAAGTGGCCATCGGGGCGATTTTAACCATGAACCCGGAGGTCCTTTTGATGGATGAGCCCATGAGCGGGCTGGATCCCAAAACAAGATCTTATGTCACTGAACTCATCTTTCAACTGAATGAAGCCGGGAAAACCATTATCCTCACTACCCATCAGCTCGAGTTGGTAGATCACCTGCAATCAAGAGTTGCCGTTTTGTCAGAAGATCATACTATAGAAAAAACAGGGACAGCGGAAGAAATTCTTTCAGATACGGATTTGCTGATCAAAACAAATTTGATACACGAACAATTACACAAACATGGAGAGATGATCCACAAACACCTTCCTACAGGATTTCCATTTCACAAACATTAA